A single Candidatus Thalassolituus haligoni DNA region contains:
- a CDS encoding helix-turn-helix domain-containing protein, with product MIPIHMPPLRERGQDILRIANAFLQMFNEDEGKSFQGISREVNDCLMSYQWPGNVRELANVLRNMVVLNQGQQIETSHLPDFFQKQENAPALSTVLKPAVVADEPVAADTPILPLWLEEKRIIERAIDHYQGNIPKAAAMLDISASTIYRKKQFWAAQDAKQAGR from the coding sequence GTGATCCCGATACATATGCCACCACTGCGGGAGCGCGGGCAGGATATCTTGCGTATTGCCAATGCTTTTCTGCAGATGTTTAACGAAGACGAAGGCAAATCTTTTCAAGGCATCAGTCGTGAAGTAAACGATTGCCTGATGAGTTACCAATGGCCGGGTAATGTGCGAGAACTGGCGAATGTGCTGAGAAACATGGTTGTTTTAAACCAGGGACAACAGATTGAAACGAGCCATCTGCCTGATTTTTTTCAAAAACAGGAAAATGCTCCGGCTCTTTCAACAGTACTGAAGCCTGCGGTGGTTGCAGACGAACCGGTGGCTGCGGATACCCCCATCTTGCCGTTATGGCTTGAGGAAAAACGGATTATCGAAAGAGCAATTGATCACTACCAGGGTAATATTCCCAAGGCGGCTGCCATGCTGGATATCAGTGCCTCAACGATTTATCGCAAGAAACAATTCTGGGCGGCGCAGGACGCAAAGCAAGCAGGCCGTTAA
- a CDS encoding TetR/AcrR family transcriptional regulator translates to MAQKDTARSILDSAEELFSERGFAETSLRNITTRAGVNLAAVNYHFGSKKELIQAVFARFLAPFCDDLGKALRGYEHGLAGQSPQLDALLRLLAETSMAAGGGNARRLGIFMRLLGLAYSQEQGHLRKFLRNHYGAVFERYMQLVTAASPELSDEERFWRIHFMLGATVFTLSGVESLTAMAKHDLGVSTGIDGVVDKLVPFLSSGFQAPHQE, encoded by the coding sequence ATGGCTCAAAAAGACACGGCCAGAAGTATTCTTGATTCTGCCGAGGAACTGTTTTCCGAACGGGGCTTTGCAGAAACATCGTTACGCAATATCACCACTCGGGCGGGTGTGAACCTGGCGGCGGTGAATTATCATTTTGGCTCTAAAAAAGAGCTGATTCAGGCGGTATTTGCCCGTTTTCTGGCGCCGTTTTGTGATGATCTGGGCAAGGCGCTGCGGGGCTACGAACACGGTCTGGCAGGCCAGTCGCCACAACTGGATGCGCTGTTACGCTTGCTGGCCGAAACCTCGATGGCCGCCGGTGGCGGCAATGCGCGCCGCCTGGGAATTTTTATGCGTTTGCTGGGGTTGGCCTATTCCCAGGAGCAGGGGCATTTGCGCAAGTTTTTACGTAACCATTACGGCGCTGTGTTTGAGCGTTATATGCAGCTGGTGACGGCAGCGTCACCGGAGTTGAGTGATGAAGAACGTTTTTGGCGTATCCACTTTATGTTGGGGGCGACCGTGTTTACCCTATCGGGAGTGGAGTCATTGACGGCGATGGCGAAACACGATCTCGGTGTCAGTACCGGGATTGATGGCGTGGTGGACAAACTGGTGCCCTTTTTGTCGTCCGGTTTTCAGGCGCCCCATCAGGAATGA
- a CDS encoding L,D-transpeptidase family protein: protein MPQQLPPSQPVYDETRIDISIADQQLRLTTAQVCIIYPVSTALNGAGEQQNSGCTPRGWHRVAARIGAGLPANSVFIGRRFTGEVYSAALAKDFPARDWILSRILWLQGLEIGRNRMGQVDSMRRYIYIHGTPDSEPMGVPGSHGCIRMRNHDLLALFDLISTDTLVWIQAHSFARIPCRNLS, encoded by the coding sequence ATGCCACAGCAGTTGCCACCGTCTCAGCCTGTGTATGATGAAACACGGATTGACATTTCAATTGCGGATCAACAGTTACGACTGACAACCGCTCAGGTTTGTATTATCTATCCGGTATCGACAGCCTTGAATGGGGCAGGGGAGCAGCAAAACTCCGGTTGCACCCCACGGGGGTGGCACCGCGTGGCGGCCCGTATCGGTGCTGGTTTACCAGCAAACTCGGTATTTATCGGTCGGCGTTTTACCGGCGAAGTGTACTCCGCTGCGTTGGCCAAGGATTTTCCTGCCCGTGACTGGATTTTAAGCCGTATTCTCTGGTTGCAGGGTCTGGAAATCGGGCGTAATCGCATGGGGCAGGTCGATTCCATGCGCCGCTATATTTATATTCACGGCACTCCGGATTCCGAACCGATGGGCGTGCCCGGCTCCCATGGCTGTATCCGCATGCGTAATCATGATCTGTTGGCGTTGTTTGATCTGATCAGTACCGACACCCTGGTGTGGATTCAGGCGCACAGTTTTGCGAGGATTCCATGTCGCAACCTGTCTTGA
- the nagZ gene encoding beta-N-acetylhexosaminidase, with amino-acid sequence MSQPVLMDTAAIGVIADLLGPQLLKEDWPVLESEALSGLILFTRNYQNPQQLQQLTADVRHIRRDIPLFVDQEGGRVQRFREGFTRLPPMALLGEIFQTRPESALTLARDIGWLMATELVRGGVDVSFAPVLDIERGCSQVIGNRAFATDAAAVSLLAAALVDGMAAAGMKAVGKHFPGHGAVVADSHRELPVDHRSLAQLDYDMRPFHYLIATGRMAGVMPAHVVYPALDNAQTAGFSCHWLTLLRQQLGFTGVVFSDDLTMEGAARYGSYRHRAELAMAAGCNALVVCNRQSGELEVLQHVEQALAQGRPRLDLSGWQYQPPPMAAEAAAVTEINKSLERIRSGLAALTAS; translated from the coding sequence ATGTCGCAACCTGTCTTGATGGATACCGCAGCCATTGGGGTGATTGCTGATCTGCTAGGCCCGCAACTGCTAAAAGAAGACTGGCCAGTGCTGGAATCGGAGGCGTTAAGCGGTCTGATTCTGTTTACCCGCAACTATCAGAACCCGCAACAGCTGCAGCAGCTGACGGCGGATGTTCGTCATATCCGGCGTGATATTCCCTTGTTTGTTGATCAGGAAGGCGGGCGTGTACAACGCTTTCGAGAGGGGTTTACCCGCTTGCCGCCGATGGCGCTGCTGGGCGAAATATTCCAGACCCGGCCTGAATCGGCGCTGACACTGGCTCGGGACATCGGCTGGCTGATGGCAACGGAGCTGGTTCGTGGTGGTGTGGATGTCAGCTTCGCACCGGTACTGGATATTGAACGTGGTTGTTCGCAGGTGATTGGTAATCGTGCCTTTGCTACCGATGCGGCGGCGGTCAGCTTGCTGGCTGCTGCCTTGGTTGATGGCATGGCAGCCGCTGGTATGAAAGCGGTGGGCAAACACTTTCCGGGGCATGGTGCGGTCGTCGCCGATTCTCACCGCGAGTTGCCGGTCGATCACCGCAGTTTGGCGCAGCTGGATTACGACATGCGGCCTTTTCACTACCTGATCGCAACGGGGCGAATGGCAGGGGTGATGCCCGCACATGTGGTTTATCCAGCGCTGGATAACGCGCAGACGGCTGGGTTTTCCTGTCACTGGCTGACGCTGTTGCGGCAGCAGCTGGGTTTTACCGGCGTTGTCTTCAGTGATGATCTGACCATGGAAGGTGCCGCCCGCTATGGTAGCTACCGCCACCGGGCAGAACTGGCGATGGCCGCCGGTTGCAACGCGCTGGTGGTGTGTAATCGCCAGTCGGGCGAGTTGGAGGTGTTGCAGCATGTCGAACAGGCCTTGGCCCAAGGACGGCCCCGGCTGGATCTGTCGGGCTGGCAATATCAGCCGCCGCCGATGGCAGCAGAGGCGGCAGCCGTGACAGAGATAAACAAATCACTTGAACGTATTCGCTCCGGGTTAGCGGCGCTGACAGCGTCCTGA
- a CDS encoding S-methyl-5'-thioinosine phosphorylase, whose translation MPYQRIGIIGGTGLTRLEGPNITVRHDINTVLGTPSGSIHEGFWQGREVLFMARHGHPHAVPPHKVNYRANLLALQEAGAEAILAVNAVGGIHADMGAGALVIPDQLIDLTWGRENTFFDGSYQPLDHIDFTEPFDAGLRQALIAAAAALALPVSDYGVIGVTQGPRLETTAEVNYLERIGCDLVGMTSMPEAVLARELGIPYASVCLVVNPAAGRSDTEITMADIQAVLDGGMDKVRDLLAAVLPSL comes from the coding sequence ATGCCTTATCAGCGTATCGGCATTATTGGTGGTACTGGTCTTACCCGTCTGGAGGGGCCAAATATTACGGTGCGTCACGACATCAATACGGTGCTTGGCACACCGTCGGGCAGTATTCATGAAGGTTTCTGGCAGGGGCGTGAAGTGCTGTTTATGGCCCGTCACGGCCACCCTCATGCGGTTCCGCCTCATAAGGTGAACTACCGTGCCAACCTGCTGGCATTGCAGGAAGCCGGAGCCGAAGCGATTCTGGCAGTGAATGCGGTAGGGGGGATTCACGCCGACATGGGAGCGGGTGCGCTTGTTATTCCAGATCAGCTGATTGATCTGACCTGGGGGCGAGAAAACACCTTTTTTGATGGCAGTTATCAACCGCTGGATCACATTGATTTTACCGAGCCATTTGACGCTGGATTACGCCAGGCACTGATTGCAGCGGCGGCGGCACTGGCTTTGCCGGTGAGTGATTATGGTGTGATCGGAGTGACTCAGGGGCCGCGATTGGAAACCACTGCCGAGGTGAATTATCTCGAGCGTATTGGTTGTGACCTGGTCGGCATGACCAGTATGCCGGAAGCGGTACTGGCACGTGAGTTAGGCATTCCCTATGCCAGCGTGTGCTTGGTGGTGAACCCGGCTGCGGGTCGCAGCGACACCGAAATTACCATGGCAGATATTCAGGCCGTGTTGGATGGTGGTATGGATAAAGTCCGTGACCTGCTGGCGGCAGTACTGCCGTCGCTGTAG
- a CDS encoding CsiV family protein — MNLFHSVKMALFLSLATLLTSPASADNRQPFGDNWYRAEVMLVAYRNASDIDQELWPKIIINSESIFPAPTTRPKRFNPVVALYRYRQLQRQWLTALKLPIVMSDELWQPLAPLSTLQLKREANRIDPQADMDVVWHQSWLEPVQDDAGVIVHAVNLTDSGEPEIQITGGFSLYLSRYLHISTDLHVQHLSSQMPTDPQLKTLNSSVANTSTTSFPVIQSIEEPLTIHGRYPIRATEVRQKRRMRSKELHYIDHPMLGIVVILTPVEFPDLTAEAALDPQG; from the coding sequence TTGAACCTGTTTCACTCCGTCAAAATGGCGTTATTTCTGAGCCTCGCCACACTGTTAACATCCCCCGCCAGCGCCGATAACCGGCAGCCGTTTGGCGACAACTGGTACCGGGCAGAAGTGATGTTGGTGGCCTACCGCAACGCCAGCGACATCGACCAGGAACTCTGGCCCAAAATAATCATCAACAGCGAATCGATATTTCCAGCGCCAACCACCAGACCCAAAAGATTTAACCCGGTGGTCGCTCTCTACCGTTACCGCCAACTCCAGAGGCAATGGCTTACTGCCCTCAAATTGCCAATCGTTATGTCCGATGAGCTATGGCAACCACTGGCACCACTATCAACACTCCAGCTGAAACGGGAAGCCAACCGCATCGACCCGCAAGCGGATATGGACGTGGTCTGGCACCAGAGCTGGCTTGAACCGGTGCAGGATGACGCCGGAGTCATCGTCCATGCAGTCAACCTGACCGATAGCGGCGAACCGGAAATACAGATTACCGGCGGCTTCAGCCTCTACCTTAGCCGCTATCTGCATATATCCACCGATTTGCATGTTCAGCATCTCAGCAGCCAAATGCCAACAGATCCGCAGCTGAAAACCCTCAACAGTAGCGTCGCCAACACCAGCACTACGTCGTTCCCCGTCATACAATCCATCGAAGAGCCGCTGACCATTCACGGCCGCTACCCGATACGGGCCACCGAAGTACGGCAGAAGCGCCGCATGCGCAGCAAGGAATTACACTATATAGACCACCCCATGCTGGGGATTGTGGTGATACTGACACCGGTTGAATTTCCAGACCTGACGGCTGAAGCAGCGCTTGACCCACAGGGCTGA